The following are encoded in a window of Maylandia zebra isolate NMK-2024a linkage group LG5, Mzebra_GT3a, whole genome shotgun sequence genomic DNA:
- the si:ch1073-335m2.2 gene encoding msx2-interacting protein isoform X1 encodes MVRETRHLWVGNLPEHVREEKIVEHFKRYGRVESVKVLRKRGSEGGVAAFVDFVDIKSAQKAHNAVNKMGDRDLRTDYNEPGSVPSAVRGLEDSSPSSSRDVTGFSRGTVGPVFGPPVSLHSREGRYERRIDGSSESRERAYDHSPYGHHDRSGTFDRQRHYNADYYRDRSVFTAAGPGSSSVGGSFEASDPHFDSRIRDPFTLTNSSRRDLYRDDRGRRVDRTYHHRRSRSSHSSQSRHPSPQRTTGQPLKTPHSPKKAPLSPGRGPRSRSHSRSSSSDSVSSTSSTGSGSDSNSSSSDGSQARSVQSSATHAPPQSSMALDSEEPRRSFGIKVQNLPVRSTDTSLKDGLFHEFKKHGKVTSVQIHGTSEDRYGLVFFRQQEDQEKALSVSKGKLFFGMLIEVTAWNGPETESENEFRPLDGRIDEFHPKATRTLFIGNLEKTTSYQQLLDIFQRFGEIVDIDIKKVNGVPQYAFVQYSDIASVCKAIKKMDGEYLGANRLKLGFGKSMPTTCVWLDGLSANITEQYLTRHFCRYGHVVKVVFDRLKGMALILYNNTDFAQTAVRETKGWKIGGNKIKVDFASQESQMAFYRSMQASGQDIRDFYEIPPERREDRRAPYHEFAAERAYYENIRTPGLYTEDTRREYAARSRDRFPELEHYQGDHFDPRYHEDPRDYRDYRDPFEQDIRKYTYIQRERERERERFEADRSRWSPSHPRRPISPTVSPSASERVPRDSERRVYSQSSERSDSVSSVSPPHFDKSEKTLLEHPSKSEKSSQSDRLSGTEKPKRAKRKEKGDKAEKIKSRKAKGQSPSNPLPETEPETGFDGGSGRGRGSDQDVHEKQKCKGDGDLLTSTLLAKSERSDMSKSDGSDLDGRNRLKKHVKSETDGKDSAVDLDRRAARKRRFGDSGAGRTARQKRSRHEEEDGNQSSDFGAGTTYLKEMDTDKHKDSQRKDSRPKNEKSGTPKDGQEDLKVQREKSEGSLDPLESKQHLGHPSSRRFSQEGIADQNSTREPDHHTSVKIGQNSEINKSAKNKEDHIDIDTSQSYRKQMEQNRRLHQQQQQRESEKTDKPASPQGTETEDLEHRSLVHEVGKPPEDVTDNFPSHKLKKPDQIDSESGIKRERVYRSFKQKSEDLDWTTSSPPGHFSNRPDEDFADPPQKELSRNDEKSQSDLELLVKRTHNTQVNKTGTPLLIVEDEKQKRWESRIKQGLLPDLNFSQNINKNIHNRKRLEYAICHDLEPGEVRSDSEEDREPKPHSPVPSTSMPFSERPRADRFSDPKQAQLEKNKFYSFALDQTITPDTKALLERAKSLSSSREDNWSFLDYDSHFVNLRNRKDTEKVEAAPRPTPSWYMKKKKTRIGSEDKLDDRKEEPKPEEQERRELFASRFLHSAVFELDSRRLQHLERKHEEPEQNSQQAAGDGELDSGPVVLFHSRFLELTRLQQQKNKTQQLQEAKEDTMPTNENKVEKAPVQEQQPLQSPETTETTTEAEIKPITPAENVVPEPKLEPASVTQTVIKDVPPPDDICVLLNPPHDPCPPVSVKKEQETDQEHVVSMQHPPIETSDSLPVPITASESNYSANRERHSPSEAKLDIVIEDVKPTFTELCHESHNELVSNSEPELNPEAKQPEVPVASSPVQPSLVEQLEVFKKETPSTCKLGSENEGDIKSQAGKVQVPVDSERNDEPVLSQKENKTKEIKNKKYKSLAQVASVPVASAPGTEKQATRKSERIDREKLKRGSSPRGESRSTGKSPIHGSDPDTSEHSIPVSRARRRNVKSVYATPVEDDTPVRSGKDVAESPRSARKRGTDKDAIQQNTEPDPPTPTHANKRGRPPKNRRQGDDTATAKVEKSKLDGKDTDSNESESGERIPRMSKGRTPPYDTKGSSNQMPTSLGSGSTRKGDKTEAADDNGQENDFTYEDTSPLQESSVSGKEDPSLKIDEKKEEMVKQGIELAKGKDVLHEKVYDDKSNGKEADASNLEEKTMSEKEKTLRGKAGNSKSPVLKNLKIRLHATEVKDLLQLGEEEPGTPEDSSKSLRHGDHSEQVLKCTNANKGGSSNEDNENAASDQKELLGASKNVISQELELEQAVENIAKLTDPTFPTEPTPPVPHTDVKSDPEEEKTSNPASESELMAAIDSITQAPPANLDVVSEPEIQDLVQHIKEDETNTSSVQEEPAFPNTPKKGPKGRPRTPKRFPKGQKQLRKDLKDGHSLTEESATPLADSTASDAKVFSETPAAAATTAVITPATWKTEPETSAVKATDVNAETESSSEEHIQHFKSVYPQSKSPICTKPQHLPSECNSPSLSPRANNPNVRPPQTSRNPVSPPDWRHHSKDTSASSLPIMPLPTKENQPLPSESENKDIDHGTSDLRQILKKHTTSSQTGSSSVSSNLPNLRDQNLSESNSQLTAIVSNKSSLSDSKISVHSAPPIVRPPQTTPETKSVISVIASTATSVISRICNPSEPEDKVNMNIVDIPIAKPSYRPSKDDAGSYPVLPAGDEGGSATRFIIESPTLSTGSCPGLRVNTSEGVVVLSHSGQKTEGPQRISAKISQIPSATPSEMESQQLVSIPKQDLYSQPGLQKGPSSQMDHGHPSKHQSGLSSIKQENTGLEKMDSAYQSGPQGVVKRLPPSNQQVIGYHQDYMPLKHPKKMDSADPHGTDGTKPPWTSAISPAISPHLPSPPGNHVGFSDRTPSHLGGVKQEPRSPRKSGHAHSPFVSSPIGSSSPKGIPVMLSTSHPAMQQFIAGVHHPEQSVIMPPHSVPGGLGRMSPHCVTQSIQVGHLVQGDVRVNTPPLSVMSYGMHSESLSSSWSSAMQPRPTSPQAVGRDKVLKVNPGSLRSHESSPAQLKLDTLQPDPRGSLRSSGHLDKTYIAQRDMRVLLHQQGDRSTADSHSGHIQETSLSPRAHALSKGVSDKDITKSLEAKRPHSPLPKDGMMGIRQSGQAMASPHRVQLMPPGPSGSFTDYPGMYSNPRGIHSQMPEASAVGLTQPPMNVTPAAGADHQAKDGKMTQPVNMVQLLTKYPIVWQGLLALKNDTAAVQLHFVCGNKALAHRSLPLQEGGALLRIVQRMRLEASQLESVARRMTGDTDYCLLLALPCGRDQDDVLNQTQALKAAFINYLQTKLAAGIINIPNPGSNQPAYVLQIFPPCEFSESHLSQLAPDLLNRISSISPHLMIVITSV; translated from the exons TAGCTCAGAAAGCCGTGAACGTGCATATGATCACAGCCCATATGGACATCATGACCGCAGTGGTACTTTTGACAGACAGCGTCACTACAACGCCGATTATTACCGCGATCGCTCTGTGTTTACTGCTGCTGGCCCAGGCAGCAGTTCTGTTGGGGGAAGCTTTGAGGCGTCAGACCCACACTTTGACTCTAGAATCCGAGACCCTTTTACTCTTACTAACTCTTCACGACGTGACCTGTACCGAGATGACAGAGGACGGCGTGTCGATCGGACTTACCATCACCGTCGGAGTCGATCGTCTCACTCCTCACAGTCAAGGCATCCCTCCCCTCAGCGTACCACGGGGCAACCCCTCAAAACTCCTCATTCCCCTAAAAAAGCACCTTTGTCCCCTGGGAGAGGCCCGAGATCTCGATCTCACAGCAGATCTTCAAGCTCTGATTCAGTCAGCAGCACAAGCAGCACAGGCAGTGGCAG TGATTCAAACAGCAGCTCAAGTGATGGATCGCAGGCTCGTTCTGTTCAGTCATCAGCTACACACGCACCACCTCAGTCCTCTATGGCGCTTGACTCTGAAGAGCCCCGTAGGAGCTTTGGCATTAAAGTGCAAAATCTACCAGTACGCTCAACAG ACACGAGTTTGAAAGATGGACTTTTCCATGAATTCAAGAAACATGGGAAAGTGACTTCAGTTCAGATCCATGGAACATCAGAAGACCGCTATGGGTTGGTATTCTTCAGACAGCAAGAGGATCAAGAAAAAGCCCTTAGTGTCTCCAAAGGAAAGCTGTTTTTCGGCATGCTTATTGAAGTCACTGCCTGGAATGGACCAG AAACAGAAAGTGAAAATGAGTTCAGGCCTTTGGATGGGCGAATAGATGAATTCCATCCAAAGGCCACAAGGACACTGTTTATAGGGAACCTGGAGAAGACCACCAGTTACCAACAGCTTCTCGACATTTTCCAACGCTTTGGTGAAATTGTG GACATTGACATCAAGAAAGTAAATGGAGTTCCCCAGTATGCCTTTGTCCAGTATTCTGATATTGCCAGTGTTTGCAAGGCTataaagaagatggatggagagtATCTGGGAGCCAACAGACTAAAG CTCGGTTTTGGAAAGAGTATGCCTACAACATGTGTTTGGCTTGATGGGTTATCAGCCAATATTACAGAGCAATACCTCACGCGGCATTTCTGCCGCTACGGACATGTAGTTAAG gtGGTGTTTGATAGATTGAAGGGGATGGCTCTCATCTTGTACAACAACACCGACTTTGCTCAGACAGCTGTAAGAGAGACCAAAGGTTGGAAGATTGGtggcaataaaataaag GTGGATTTTGCAAGTCAAGAGAGTCAGATGGCTTTCTACCGATCCATGCAGGCATCTGGACAAGACATTAGAGACTTCTATGAAATCCCTCCTGAACGACG AGAGGATCGCAGAGCTCCGTATCATGAATTTGCAGCAGAAAGGGCTTACTATGAGAATATACGAACCCCTGGCCTCTATACAGAGGACACTCGAAGAGAGTATGCTGCCCGCAGCAGAGACCGGTTTCCTGAACTTGAACATTATCAAGGGGATCATTTTGACCCACGCTATCATGAAGACCCTAGAGACTACAGGGATTACAGAGACCCCTTTGAGCAAGACATCCGGAAGTACACATATATTCAAAGGGAACGAGAAAGGGAGCGAGAACGTTTTGAAGCTGATCGCAGCAGGTGGAGCCCTTCCCATCCAAGGCGACCTATTAGTCCAACAGTATCACCTTCAGCATCTGAGCGGGTTCCTAGAGACTCAGAACGACGAGTTTACAGCCAGTCATCTGAACGAAGTGACAGCGTGAGTTCAGTGTCACCACCACATTTTGATAAATCTGAAAAGACCCTGCTAGAACATCCCTCCAAGAGCGAGAAGAGCAGTCAGTCGGATCGTTTATCTGGAACTGAGAAACCCAAACGTGCAAAACGGAAAGAGAAAGGCGACAAAGCTGAAAAGATCAAATCAAGAAAAGCAAAGGGGCAATCCCCATCAAATCCACTACCTGAAACAGAGCCTGAGACTGGTTTTGATGGAGGGTCTGGAAGGGGAAGAGGATCAGACCAGGATGTccatgaaaaacagaaatgtaaagGGGATGGCGACCTTCTTACTAGTACTCTGTTAGCAAAAAGTGAACGATCTGACATGAGTAAAAGTGATGGTTCAGACTTGGATGGAAGGAATCGACTCAAAAAGCATGTTAAGTCTGAAACTGATGGAAAAGATTCTGCAGTAGATTTGGATCGCCGTGCTGCAAGAAAAAGGCGTTTTGGTGACTCTGGAGCAGGAAGGACTGCTCGTCAGAAGAGAAGCAggcatgaggaggaggatggtaATCAGTCTTCTGACTTTGGTGCAGGTACAACATATTTGAAAGAAATGgatacagacaaacacaaagattCCCAGAGGAAAGATTCAAGacctaaaaatgaaaaaagtggAACTCCAAAAGATGGTCAAGAGGACCTTAAAGTACAAAGAGAGAAATCAGAGGGATCTTTGGACCCACTGGAGTCCAAACAACATCTAGGGCACCCTTCCTCCAGACGATTTTCACAAGAGGGTATTGCAGACCAAAACAGTACAAGAGAACCAGACCACCATACTTCTGTAAAAATTGGTCAAAATTCTGAAATTAACAAAAGTGCCAAGAATAAAGAAGACCACATTGACATTGATACCTCTCAAAGTTATCGCAAACAGATGGAGCAAAACAGACGtttgcatcagcagcagcaacagcgcGAGTCTGAGAAAACTGACAAACCAGCTAGTCCCCAAGGAACTGAAACAGAGGACTTGGAGCATCGGAGCCTCGTGCATGAAGTTGGTAAACCCCCTGAGGATGTCACAGATAATTTTCCGTCCCACAAATTAAAGAAACCAGACCAGATTGACTCCGAGTCAGGGATAAAGAGAGAGCGTGTGTACAGGAGctttaaacaaaaaagtgaagATCTAGACTGGACCACCAGCTCCCCTCCAGGACATTTCTCGAATCGTCCAGATGAGGACTTTGCAGATCCTCCTCAGAAAGAGTTGAGCCGAAATGATGAAAAATCTCAATCAGATCTGGAGTTATTAGTCAAAAGGACACATAACACACAAGTTAACAAGACAGGCACTCCTTTACTCATTGTGGAGGACGAGAAACAAAAGAGATGGGAAAGCAGAATTAAACAAGGCTTGTTACCTGATCTGAACTTttctcaaaatataaataaaaacattcacaaTCGCAAACGTTTGGAGTACGCTATTTGTCATGACTTGGAGCCTGGGGAAGTACGATCCGACTCCGaagaggacagagagcccaAACCCCACTCTCCTGTGCCCTCCACATCTATGCCTTTTTCTGAAAGACCAAGAGCTGACAGATTTTCAGACCCTAAACAAGCACAGCTTGAGAAGAATAAATTCTACTCCTTTGCACTTGACCAGACTATCACACCTGACACAAAGGCTCTGCTTGAGCGTGCAAAATCTCTGTCATCTTCCAGAGAAGATAACTGGTCATTTTTAGACTACGATTCTCATTTTGTAAACTTGCGTAACAGAAAAGACACTGAAAAGGTGGAAGCAGCACCAAGACCAACACCTTCCTGgtatatgaaaaagaaaaagactcgAATTGGATCGGAAGATAAACTTGATGACAGGAAAGAGGAACCTAAGCCAGAGGAACAAGAACGCAGGGAGCTATTTGCCTCCCGATTCCTTCACAGCGCTGTCTTTGAGCTGGACTCGAGACGACTTCAGCACCTGGAACGCAAGCATGAGGAACCTGAGCAAAACAGTCAGCAAGCAGCAGGAGATGGTGAACTTGACTCAGGGCCTGTTGTCCTTTTCCATAGTCGTTTTTTGGAACTAACACGACTAcagcaacagaaaaataaaactcagcAGCTACAGGAGGCAAAAGAAGACACTATGcccacaaatgaaaacaaagtagAAAAAGCTCCTGTTCAAGAGCAACAACCTCTGCAGTCACCTGAAACAACAGAAACTACCACAGAGGCAGAAATTAAACCAATTACCCCTGCTGAAAATGTAGTTCCTGAACCCAAACTCGAACCAGCGTCTGTCACTCAAACTGTGATCAAAGACGTTCCTCCACCTGATGACATATGTGTTTTACTAAACCCACCCCATGATCCATGTCCCCCTGTGTCTGTCAAAAAGGAACAAGAAACGGATCAGGAACATGTTGTTTCCATGCAGCACCCACCAATTGAGACGTCAGATTCTCTGCCTGTACCCATTACAGCATCTGAATCCAACTATTCAGCGAATAGAGAGAGACATTCTCCGTCTGAGGCAAAGCTGGATATTGTTATTGAGGATGTAAAACCTACATTCACAGAACTTTGCCACGAGTCTCACAATGAGCTTGTTAGCAATTCTGAACCAGAGCTGAATCCTGAGGCAAAACAACCAGAAGTACCTGTAGCCAGTAGTCCAGTACAGCCTAGTCTTGTTGAGCAGTTGGAAGTATTCAAGAAAGAGACTCCATCCACTTGTAAATTAGGATCAGAGAATGAAGGTGACATAAAATCTCAAGCTGGTAAAGTACAGGTACCAGTTGACAGTGAAAGAAATGATGAACCAGTCTTAtctcagaaagaaaataaaacaaaagaaataaaaaataagaagtATAAGTCTCTTGCACAAGTTGCTTCTGTTCCTGTAGCGTCTGCACCAGGTACTGAGAAACAAGCAACACGCAAGAGTGAGCGCATTGACAGAGAGAAGCTGAAACGTGGCTCATCCCCGAGAGGTGAGTCGAGGTCCACAGGCAAATCTCCAATCCATGGATCAGATCCCGATACCTCTGAGCACAGCATACCAGTAAGCAGAGCAAGACGAAGAAATGTTAAATCAGTCTATGCCACCCCAGTTGAAGATGATACACCAGTTCGTTCCGGAAAGGATGTTGCAGAGTCGCCACGCTCTGCCCGAAAACGTGGTACAGACAAAGATGCCATACAACAAAATACTGAACCAGATCCACCAACTCCAACACATGCAAATAAACGTGGTCGGCCTCCCAAGAATCGCAGGCAAGGTGATGATACTGCAACTGCTAAAGTAGAAAAATCTAAACTGGATGGTAAAGACACGGATTCAAATGAATCAGAAAGTGGTGAACGTATTCCAAGAATGTCAAAAGGGAGAACGCCACCGTATGACACAAAGGGTTCATCAAATCAGATGCCCACATCACTAGGATCTGGATCAACAAGGAAGGGGGACAAAACTGAGGCAGCTGATGATAATGGTCAGGAAAATGATTTCACGTATGAAGATACCTCGCCTTTGCAAGAGTCATCAGTTTCAGGTAAAGAAGATCCATCGCTGAAAATTgatgaaaagaaagaggagatgGTCAAACAAGGCATAGAATTGGCCAAAGGTAAAGATGTTCTCCATGAAAAGGTATATGATGacaaatcaaatggaaaagaggCAGATGCCTCCAACCTGGAAGAGAAAACCatgtcagaaaaagagaaaactctTAGAGGAAAAGCAGGGAATTCCAAGTCACCAGTCCTCAAGAACCTCAAAATCAGACTGCATGCAACAGAGGTGAAAGACCTTCTTCAGTTAGGAGAAGAAGAGCCTGGGACTCCAGAAGACTCGTCAAAAAGTCTTAGACATGGTGACCACAGTGAACAGGTTTTAAAGTGCACAAATGCTAACAAAGGAGGCTCCAGCAATGAAGACAATGAAAATGCAGCTTCAGACCAAAAGGAGCTCCTGGGAGCatcaaaaaatgtaatttcacaGGAGCTGGAACTGGAGCAAGCTGTGGAGAACATTGCTAAACTAACAGATCCAACCTTTCCAACAGAACCAACACCGCCTGTCCCTCATACAGATGTAAAAAGTGACccagaggaagaaaaaacatctAATCCTGCCAGTGAGTCAGAACTGATGGCTGCTATTGATTCAATAACCCAGGCACCTCCAGCAAATCTAGATGTAGTCTCAGAACCTGAGATTCAAGACTTGGTTCAGCACATCAAGGAAGATGAAACAAATACATCTTCTGTCCAGGAGGAACCCGCTTTCCCAAACACACCCAAAAAGGGCCCCAAGGGAAGACCTAGAACACCTAAACGTTTTCCTAAAGGCCAGAAACAATTAAGAAAGGATTTGAAAGATGGACATTCGTTAACTGAGGAATCGGCAACCCCATTAGCAGATAGTACAGCTTCTGATGCAAAGGTTTTTTCTGAGacacctgctgctgcagcaACTACTGCAGTTATTACTCCTGCTACTTGGAAGACAGAGCCTGAAACCTCAGCAGTCAAAGCTACAGATGTAAACGCAGAGACAGAGTCATCTTCAGAAGAACACATCCAGCATTTCAAGTCTGTTTACCCGCAATCCAAGAGTCCAATATGCACAAAGCCACAGCACTTGCCATCTGAATGCAACTCTCCTTCTCTGTCACCACGAGCTAACAACCCAAATGTCAGACCCCCTCAAACAAGCAGAAATCCTGTTTCTCCACCAGACTGGCGCCATCATTCTAAAGATACCAGTGCCTCTTCCTTACCAATCATGCCATTACCAACCAAGGAAAACCAGCCTTTACCATCAGAGTCTGAAAACAAGGATATTGATCATGGCACAAGTGACTTGAGACAGATTTTAAAGAAACATACAACTAGTTCACAGACAGGCAGCAGCTCTGTTTCAAGTAATCTGCCAAACCTTCGAGATCAGAACCTATCTGAAAGTAATTCTCAGCTCACAGCCATTGTGTCAAATAAGTCATCACTGTCTGATAGTAAAATATCAGTGCATTCTGCCCCACCTATTGTTAGACCTCCACAAACGACTCCTGAGACAAAGTCTGTGATCTCTGTTATTGCATCCACTGCCACATCTGTTATCAGCCGTATTTGCAATCCTTCTGAGCCTGAGGATAAGGTGAACATGAACATTGTTGACATTCCTATAGCCAAACCAAGTTATAGGCCCAGCAAAGATGATGCTGGGTCATATCCTGTGCTGCCTGCTGGTGATGAAGGAGGAAGTGCCACACGCTTCATTATTGAGAGCCCCACTCTTAGCACTGGATCTTGCCCAGGTCTGAGAGTAAATACATCTGAAGGAGTGGTGGTATTGAGCCATTCTGGTCAAAAAACAGAGGGACCCCAGCGAATTAGTGCAAAGATAAGTCAGATCCCATCAGCAACACCAAGTGAGATGGAATCTCAGCAACTGGTATCCATACCCAAGCAGGATTTGTATTCCCAGCCAGGGCTTCAAAAAGGGCCTTCATCACAGATGGATCATGGGCATCCCAGTAAACACCAGTCAGGATTGTCTTCaatcaaacaagaaaacactggtTTGGAAAAGATGGATTCCGCTTACCAATCTGGACCTCAAGGAGTAGTGAAGCGTCTGCCACCAAGCAACCAGCAGGTAATAGGTTACCATCAAGATTACATGCCTttaaaacatccaaagaaaatgGATAGTGCTGATCCTCATGGTACAGATGGAACCAAACCGCCTTGGACCTCTGCCATAAGCCCTGCAATAAGCCCCCATTTACCCTCTCCACCTGGAAACCACGTAGGTTTTAGTGATAGAACTCCTTCACATCTCGGTGGGGTCAAGCAGGAACCACGGTCCCCACGTAAGTCAGGGCACGCACACTCTCCATTTGTGTCTTCACCCATTGGTTCCTCATCACCCAAGGGTATTCCAGTTATGTTATCCACTAGCCATCCTGCCATGCAACAGTTTATTGCTGGCGTGCATCATCCCGAGCAGTCTGTTATCATGCCACCTCATAGTGTGCCTGGAGGCTTGGGACGAATGTCTCCACATTGTGTTACTCAGTCAATTCAAGTGGGGCATCTGGTCCAGGGAGATGTCAGAGTCAATACTCCACCTCTTTCTGTGATGAGCTACGGCATGCACAGTGAGTCGCTCAGCTCCTCTTGGTCTAGTGCCATGCAGCCACGGCCTACCTCACCTCAGGCTGTTGGCAGAGACAAGGTTCTCAAAGTAAACCCAGGTTCTTTGAGGAGTCATGAGTCATCTCCTGCACagctgaagctggacactctgcaGCCCGATCCTCGTGGGAGTTTGCGGAGTAGTGGCCATTTGGACAAAACATACatagcacagagagacatgcgTGTTCTTTTGCATCAACAGGGGGATCGTTCAACCGCAGACTCTCATTCTGGACACATTCAGGAGACCTCTCTATCTCCAAGAGCACATGCTTTGTCTAAAGGTGTGTCCGATAAGGATATAACAAAGTCTTTAGAGGCAAAGAGGCCCCACTCTCCACTTCCTAAGGATGGAATGATGGGAATCAGACAATCCGGACAAGCAATGGCATCTCCCCACAGGGTTCAGCTGATGCCACCTGGACCTAGTGGTTCATTCACAGACTACCCGGGGATGTACTCAAACCCGAGAGGAATCCATTCTCAAATGCCAGAAGCGTCTGCTGTTGGACTTACCCAGCCGCCAATGAATGTCACACCTGCTGCG GGTGCGGACCACCAGGCAAAAGATGGCAAGATGACACAGCCTGTTAATATGGTGCAGTTACTCACG AAATACCCTATTGTGTGGCAAGGGTTGCTTGCACTTAAAAACGACACCGCTGCAGTCCAGCTGCATTTCGTCTGTGGCAACAAAGCTTTGGCTCATCGATCACTGCCCCTACAAGAAGGAGGTGCACTGCTTAGGATTGTCCAGAGGATGAGACTGGAGGCTTCACAACTGGAGAGTGTAGCCAGAAGAATGACT GGAGACACCGACTACTGTCTCCTCCTTGCTCTGCCTTGTGGACGAGATCAAGATGACGTCCTGAACCAGACCCAAGCTCTTAAGGCAGCGTTCATCAATTACTTGCAGACAAAGTTGGCTGCTGGTATTATCAACATCCCCAACCCAGGTTCCAATCAG CCCGCCTATGTGCTTCAGATTTTCCCTCCGTGCGAGTTTTCAGAGAGCCACTTATCCCAGCTCGCCCCCGACCTTCTCAACAGGATTTCAAGCATCTCGCCACATCTCATGATAGTCATCACCTCTGTGTGA